From Alteromonas australica, one genomic window encodes:
- a CDS encoding UDP-glucose--hexose-1-phosphate uridylyltransferase translates to MATPFDPTNDPHRRYNPLLGEWVLVSPHRAKRPWQGQSEEPSNEQKPSYDPNCYLCAGNTRINGEINPDYTGTFVFENDFAALKKDTEDASESEGLFQFQTEQGCSRVICFSPDHSKTLPELTNHQRMQVVDCWKKQTADLGQQYQWVQVFENKGAMMGCSNPHPHGQVWAQQHLPSDPAKKLTQLGEYYSTYSRPLLLDYARQEVEKQERVVCQNNHWVVVVPYWAAWPFETLLLPLFDVQSLDSISDQQTESLAEIIGEITTRYDNLFETSFPYSMGWHSAPFDNQAHPEWTLHAHFFPPLLRSASVRKFMVGYEMMAEAQRDLTPEQAADRLKALPVQHYKKRENNNG, encoded by the coding sequence ATGGCAACCCCGTTCGACCCCACAAACGATCCCCATCGTCGTTATAACCCGCTACTTGGCGAGTGGGTGTTGGTATCGCCACATCGCGCAAAACGTCCTTGGCAGGGGCAATCTGAAGAGCCTTCAAACGAGCAAAAACCAAGTTACGATCCTAACTGTTATTTATGTGCAGGTAATACCCGTATTAATGGTGAAATTAACCCTGACTATACGGGTACTTTCGTATTTGAGAACGACTTTGCAGCACTGAAAAAAGACACGGAAGACGCCAGTGAATCAGAGGGGCTTTTTCAATTCCAAACAGAGCAGGGGTGTAGCCGAGTTATTTGTTTTTCGCCGGATCACAGTAAAACATTGCCTGAACTGACCAACCACCAGCGTATGCAAGTTGTTGATTGCTGGAAGAAGCAAACCGCGGACTTAGGTCAACAATACCAATGGGTCCAGGTGTTTGAAAATAAAGGCGCTATGATGGGGTGTTCAAACCCTCACCCCCATGGGCAGGTATGGGCGCAGCAGCATTTGCCATCCGACCCAGCGAAAAAGTTAACCCAATTGGGCGAGTATTACAGCACGTACTCTCGTCCGTTATTGCTCGACTATGCTCGCCAGGAAGTAGAAAAACAAGAACGTGTGGTTTGTCAAAATAACCATTGGGTTGTGGTTGTACCTTATTGGGCGGCTTGGCCATTCGAAACCTTGTTGTTACCTCTGTTTGATGTGCAGTCGTTAGATAGCATTAGTGACCAACAAACCGAGTCGCTAGCAGAAATTATTGGCGAAATTACTACTCGCTACGACAATTTATTTGAAACTTCCTTCCCGTATTCAATGGGATGGCACAGTGCGCCTTTTGACAATCAGGCACACCCTGAGTGGACGCTTCATGCGCATTTCTTTCCGCCACTTCTTCGCTCCGCAAGTGTTAGAAAGTTTATGGTGGGTTACGAAATGATGGCTGAAGCACAACGGGATTTAACCCCTGAGCAGGCAGCCGACCGTTTAAAGGCATTGCCCGTTCAGCACTATAAGAAACGTGAGAATAACAATGGATAA
- the galK gene encoding galactokinase, protein MDKQLLSAEFEQHFAHAPALVAHAPGRVNLIGEHTDYNQGFVFPAAINFGTWVAASARDDNKIVVTARDYSNATNAFAIDNIEYDEEQGWANYVRGVVKVLHEDVAGLKGANLFVTGNVPQGAGLSSSASFEVAIIKALSALYELPVDGVKAALLGQKAENTFVGCSCGIMDQLISAMGKEGNAMLLDCQSLNIAHSPLPASHQIVIINSNVKRGLVDSEYNLRREQCEQGASLLGVSSLREASIDMLEKAKPHMPDVVYRRAKHIITENARTLSASTALKNGDIVTVSEAMAASHASMRDDFEITVPPIDYLVKIIHSLIGNTGGVRMTGGGFGGCVVALVPTDRVNDVKQCVADNYFNETGYHADIYVCTATQGAFA, encoded by the coding sequence ATGGATAAGCAATTGCTGTCTGCAGAATTTGAACAACATTTTGCCCACGCACCAGCCCTCGTTGCCCATGCTCCTGGGCGCGTAAACCTCATTGGCGAGCATACAGATTATAATCAGGGTTTCGTCTTTCCCGCCGCCATCAATTTCGGCACCTGGGTGGCAGCGTCAGCCCGCGATGACAACAAAATTGTGGTGACAGCGAGGGACTATAGCAATGCAACTAACGCCTTTGCCATCGACAATATTGAATATGATGAAGAGCAGGGATGGGCAAACTATGTACGTGGTGTCGTTAAGGTTCTACACGAAGACGTTGCCGGGCTTAAAGGGGCAAACCTCTTTGTGACTGGTAACGTGCCACAAGGGGCAGGCCTAAGTTCTTCAGCTTCCTTTGAGGTTGCTATTATTAAAGCCTTGAGTGCGTTGTATGAATTACCCGTAGATGGCGTGAAAGCCGCCCTCCTGGGGCAAAAAGCGGAAAATACCTTCGTTGGTTGTTCGTGCGGTATCATGGATCAGCTGATTTCAGCGATGGGTAAAGAAGGTAATGCGATGTTGTTGGATTGCCAGTCGCTAAACATTGCTCATTCGCCTTTACCCGCATCTCACCAAATTGTCATCATTAATTCCAATGTGAAACGTGGTTTGGTGGACAGTGAATATAATTTGCGACGAGAACAATGCGAACAAGGCGCGTCTTTATTAGGTGTATCTTCATTGCGTGAAGCATCTATCGACATGCTTGAAAAAGCGAAGCCTCATATGCCTGACGTGGTGTATCGCAGAGCCAAGCACATCATTACCGAGAATGCGCGCACCCTAAGTGCCAGTACCGCTTTGAAAAATGGCGATATCGTCACTGTTAGTGAGGCAATGGCAGCGTCTCATGCGTCAATGCGAGATGACTTTGAAATTACCGTTCCGCCCATTGACTACCTCGTTAAAATTATTCATTCACTTATCGGCAACACTGGTGGTGTACGAATGACGGGGGGCGGTTTTGGCGGTTGTGTTGTCGCGCTAGTACCCACAGACCGCGTCAACGATGTTAAGCAATGTGTCGCAGATAACTATTTTAATGAAACCGGATATCATGCCGACATTTACGTGTGTACTGCTACGCAAGGAGCCTTTGCGTAA